One region of Streptomyces sp. CG4 genomic DNA includes:
- a CDS encoding lysophospholipid acyltransferase family protein translates to MKVAIGGPLKVAFRPWVEGLENVPDEGAAILASNHLSFSDSFFLPAVLDRKVTFIAKAEYFTTPGVKGRLTAAFFKGVGQLPVDRSGARGAGEAAIKSGIEVLERGELFGIYPEGTRSPDGRLYRGKPGGLARVALATGAPVIPVAMIDTEKIQPPGKVMPKLMRPGIRIGKPLDFSRYAGMEHDRFVLRALTDEVMYEIMKLSGQEYVDMYATAAKRQIADAAKAAKEAREAEKAKEKEAEKAEKEAEKKAEA, encoded by the coding sequence ATGAAGGTCGCCATCGGGGGGCCGCTGAAGGTCGCCTTCAGACCTTGGGTGGAAGGCCTGGAGAACGTACCGGACGAGGGCGCCGCCATCCTGGCGAGCAATCATCTGTCCTTCTCGGACTCGTTCTTCCTGCCGGCGGTCCTGGACCGCAAGGTCACCTTCATCGCGAAGGCGGAGTACTTCACCACTCCGGGGGTGAAGGGCCGGCTCACCGCGGCCTTCTTCAAGGGCGTCGGGCAGCTCCCGGTGGACCGCTCCGGCGCGCGCGGCGCCGGCGAGGCCGCGATCAAGAGCGGCATAGAGGTGCTGGAGCGCGGCGAGCTGTTCGGTATCTATCCCGAGGGCACCCGCTCGCCCGACGGCCGCCTCTACCGGGGCAAGCCCGGCGGCCTCGCGCGCGTGGCGCTCGCCACCGGCGCGCCGGTCATCCCGGTGGCGATGATCGACACCGAGAAGATCCAGCCGCCCGGCAAGGTGATGCCGAAGCTGATGCGGCCCGGCATCCGCATCGGCAAGCCACTGGACTTCAGCCGCTACGCGGGGATGGAGCACGACCGCTTCGTGCTGCGCGCCCTGACCGACGAGGTCATGTACGAGATCATGAAGCTCTCCGGCCAGGAGTACGTCGACATGTACGCGACCGCGGCCAAGCGGCAGATCGCGGACGCGGCGAAGGCGGCCAAGGAGGCCAGGGAAGCCGAGAAGGCCAAGGAGAAGGAAGCCGAGAAGGCCGAGAAGGAAGCCGAGAAGAAGGCGGAGGCCTGA
- a CDS encoding alpha/beta fold hydrolase codes for MPVLPGAEPYRHEGGEVGVLLCHGFTGSPQSLRPWAEHHAAHGLTVSLPLLPGHGTRWEDMQVTGWQDWYAEVDRELAELSERCSRVFVAGLSMGGALALRLAARHGERVAGAVVVNPANKVHGLSAYALPVARHLVRTTKGIASDIAKEGAAELGYDRVPLHAAHSLRQFLRRLDGELPQVTQPLLLLRSAQDHVVPAADSARVLSRVSSTDVTEIVLEHSYHVATLDQDADRIFEESLAFVGRLAPSLGKEGTATGG; via the coding sequence GTGCCGGTCCTCCCCGGAGCCGAGCCGTACCGCCACGAGGGCGGGGAGGTGGGGGTCCTCCTCTGCCACGGCTTCACCGGCTCGCCCCAGTCGCTGCGCCCCTGGGCGGAGCACCACGCGGCGCACGGCCTGACCGTGTCGCTGCCGCTGCTGCCCGGCCACGGCACCCGCTGGGAGGACATGCAGGTCACCGGCTGGCAGGACTGGTACGCGGAGGTGGACCGCGAGCTGGCCGAACTCTCCGAGCGCTGTTCCCGGGTGTTCGTCGCGGGCCTGTCCATGGGCGGCGCCCTGGCGCTCCGGCTCGCCGCCCGGCACGGCGAGCGGGTCGCGGGCGCGGTGGTCGTCAACCCGGCGAACAAGGTGCACGGCCTGTCGGCGTACGCCCTTCCGGTGGCCCGGCATCTCGTACGGACGACGAAGGGCATCGCCAGCGACATCGCGAAGGAGGGCGCGGCCGAGCTGGGCTACGACCGCGTGCCGCTGCACGCGGCGCACTCGCTGCGGCAGTTCCTGCGCCGGCTGGACGGCGAGCTGCCCCAGGTCACCCAGCCGTTGCTGCTGCTGCGCAGCGCCCAGGACCATGTCGTCCCGGCGGCCGACTCGGCCCGCGTGCTGAGCCGGGTGTCGTCCACGGACGTGACGGAGATCGTGCTGGAACACAGCTACCACGTGGCGACGTTGGACCAGGATGCGGACCGGATCTTCGAGGAGAGCCTCGCCTTCGTCGGCCGGCTCGCACCCAGTCTCGGCAAGGAAGGGACGGCCACAGGTGGCTGA
- a CDS encoding serine hydrolase domain-containing protein, whose translation MLEKRESLAAFVAAAAQEFGVPGAAVAVLTGGEEVHVTHGVTNVDHPLPVDEHTLFHLASVSKSFTATALMRLVEQGRVELDAPVRRYVPELRLADEDTAARITVLNLLNHTAGLDWNLVDADETDTSLAAWVAQLDRLPLIAPRGARASYSQAGYNLAGLVLENVTGLPFEKAVAELVLEPLGLSDTVYDLDEVVVRRFAAGHNRADDGTVTPARPWKSWRAGTRGNNPGGGIVSSASDLLRWARFQLGDGEGLLSAQTLARMKQPTVELRGSTLGDAFGICWFLRDVEGVRTVGHGGSGNGQFAELLLVPERNFAVVSLANIGPDGYQFNQAVLKRALELYLGVAEREPEPLPYDEERAREVAGRYEIDAMNLDIAADAGRLTLAVGIKPQIRAASDVTMPPDYPAAEIGFLPGEGDEYVIAEGGLKGQRGYFSRGEDGAVTGVDLAGRLFTRV comes from the coding sequence ATGCTGGAAAAGCGGGAGTCGCTGGCCGCGTTCGTGGCGGCGGCTGCGCAGGAGTTCGGGGTGCCGGGGGCGGCCGTCGCCGTGCTGACGGGTGGTGAGGAGGTCCATGTCACGCACGGCGTGACCAACGTGGACCACCCCCTCCCGGTCGACGAGCACACGCTCTTCCACCTTGCCTCGGTCAGCAAGAGCTTCACGGCGACCGCGCTGATGCGTCTGGTCGAGCAGGGCAGGGTGGAACTCGACGCCCCGGTCCGCCGGTACGTCCCCGAGCTGCGTCTCGCCGACGAGGACACCGCCGCCCGGATCACCGTGCTGAACCTGCTCAACCACACGGCGGGCCTGGACTGGAACCTGGTCGACGCCGACGAGACCGACACCTCGCTCGCCGCCTGGGTCGCCCAGCTGGACCGGCTGCCGCTCATCGCCCCGCGCGGTGCCCGCGCCTCGTACAGCCAGGCCGGGTACAACCTGGCCGGGCTGGTGCTGGAGAACGTCACCGGGCTGCCGTTCGAGAAGGCCGTGGCCGAGCTGGTCCTGGAGCCGCTGGGCCTGTCCGACACCGTCTACGACCTGGACGAGGTCGTGGTCCGCCGCTTCGCCGCGGGCCACAACCGCGCCGACGACGGCACGGTGACGCCCGCCCGCCCCTGGAAGTCCTGGCGGGCCGGCACCCGGGGCAACAACCCCGGCGGCGGCATCGTCTCCTCGGCGAGCGACCTGCTGCGCTGGGCGCGCTTCCAACTGGGCGACGGCGAGGGCCTGTTGTCGGCGCAGACGCTGGCCCGCATGAAGCAGCCCACGGTCGAACTGCGGGGCAGCACGCTCGGCGACGCCTTCGGCATCTGCTGGTTCCTGCGGGACGTGGAAGGCGTCCGCACGGTCGGCCACGGAGGCTCGGGCAACGGGCAGTTCGCCGAGCTGCTCCTGGTGCCGGAGCGGAACTTCGCCGTCGTCTCGCTGGCCAACATCGGCCCGGACGGCTACCAGTTCAACCAGGCCGTGCTGAAGCGGGCGTTGGAGCTGTACCTCGGTGTGGCCGAGCGGGAACCGGAGCCGCTGCCGTACGACGAGGAGCGGGCGCGGGAGGTCGCCGGGCGGTACGAGATCGACGCGATGAACCTCGACATCGCGGCCGACGCCGGCCGTCTCACGCTGGCCGTCGGCATCAAGCCGCAGATCCGCGCGGCCTCCGACGTGACGATGCCGCCGGACTACCCGGCCGCGGAGATCGGCTTCCTGCCGGGAGAGGGCGACGAGTACGTGATCGCCGAGGGCGGCCTGAAGGGCCAGCGAGGCTACTTCTCCCGAGGGGAGGACGGTGCGGTGACCGGGGTCGACCTGGCCGGTCGCCTCTTCACCCGGGTCTGA
- a CDS encoding TetR/AcrR family transcriptional regulator, which translates to MPRDTLTLEQIVRTAVELLDDEGLEGLNMRSLGKRLGAAATAVYWHVKNKDDLVLLAADRVWREVELPELDAADWRGPATVMADRLHTMLVRHPWLVQAMSSHLLYGTGKARYDDHLLGVFETAGFGAQEADRAAGAVVTYVLGNALGAATTASLSRKLRRAGQDAEGRFEATMAEAAAVAEPFPRLRARLGTAAATGYADAPDGTYRAGLRALLDGLRPGGADTGAGSGAGAGAGAA; encoded by the coding sequence ATGCCGCGTGACACCCTCACCCTGGAGCAGATCGTCCGGACCGCCGTGGAGCTGCTGGACGACGAGGGCCTCGAAGGCCTGAACATGCGCAGTCTGGGCAAGCGGCTGGGGGCCGCGGCGACCGCCGTCTACTGGCATGTGAAGAACAAGGACGACCTCGTGCTGCTCGCCGCGGACCGGGTGTGGCGCGAGGTGGAGCTGCCCGAGCTCGACGCGGCCGACTGGCGGGGCCCCGCCACGGTGATGGCCGACCGGCTGCACACGATGCTCGTACGGCATCCGTGGCTGGTGCAGGCGATGAGCTCCCATCTGCTCTACGGCACCGGGAAGGCCCGTTACGACGACCATCTCCTCGGGGTCTTCGAGACGGCCGGGTTCGGGGCACAGGAGGCGGACCGCGCCGCCGGTGCGGTGGTGACGTATGTGCTGGGCAATGCGCTCGGGGCCGCCACGACGGCCTCCCTGTCGCGCAAGCTGCGGCGGGCCGGCCAGGATGCGGAGGGGCGGTTCGAGGCGACGATGGCCGAGGCGGCGGCGGTGGCGGAGCCGTTTCCGCGGTTGCGGGCGCGGCTCGGCACGGCGGCGGCCACGGGGTACGCGGACGCGCCCGACGGAACCTACCGGGCCGGCCTGCGGGCGTTGCTCGACGGGCTGCGGCCGGGCGGCGCGGACACCGGTGCCGGTTCAGGTGCCGGTGCCGGTGCCGGTGCCGCCTGA
- the macS gene encoding MacS family sensor histidine kinase, producing the protein MPKRERVMRMSVELPLWRALAGYRVLTMLYAIALCVTRYDLYARPWIAVGYFAVLLVWTLATLPRVRNAASCTRRFLMADLTVALAGILLTPLADSHQPVDGGPTLPTIWTGGAVLAFAIKGGWRWAAVGSTAVAVANLIERGHPARDTVHSLILVWVASIAVGYVVEVARASERTLARALEIEAATRERERLARDIHDGVLQVLAMVQRRGAVIGGEAAELGRLAGEQEVALRTLVSGGLVPVSRVSEDASAGAVVRAVDEPEDDGPVDLRSLLASCAGARVSLAEPGAPVGLPRPAARELAAAVGAALDNVRRHAGAEARAWILVEDEPDEIVVTVRDDGPGIPEGRLAQAEGEGRLGVAQSIRGRLRDLGGSAELISVPGQGTEVELKVPKNAKAERR; encoded by the coding sequence ATGCCCAAGCGCGAGCGCGTGATGCGGATGTCGGTCGAGCTGCCGCTGTGGCGCGCGCTCGCCGGCTACCGCGTGCTGACCATGCTGTACGCCATCGCCCTCTGCGTCACCAGGTACGACCTCTATGCGCGCCCCTGGATCGCCGTCGGCTACTTCGCCGTCCTGCTCGTCTGGACCCTCGCCACCCTGCCGAGGGTGCGGAACGCGGCGAGCTGCACCAGGCGTTTCCTGATGGCCGATCTGACCGTCGCGCTCGCCGGCATCCTGCTCACCCCGCTCGCCGACAGCCACCAGCCGGTCGACGGCGGCCCGACGCTGCCGACGATATGGACCGGCGGCGCGGTGCTGGCCTTCGCGATCAAGGGCGGCTGGCGCTGGGCCGCCGTCGGCTCCACGGCGGTGGCGGTCGCCAACCTGATCGAGCGCGGCCATCCCGCCCGGGACACCGTGCACAGCCTGATCCTGGTCTGGGTGGCCTCGATCGCCGTCGGCTACGTCGTGGAGGTCGCCCGTGCCTCCGAGCGCACCCTCGCCCGCGCCCTGGAGATCGAGGCGGCGACCCGGGAGCGGGAGCGGCTGGCCCGGGACATCCATGACGGCGTGCTGCAGGTGCTGGCGATGGTGCAGCGGCGCGGTGCGGTCATCGGCGGCGAGGCGGCGGAGCTGGGGCGGCTCGCCGGGGAGCAGGAGGTGGCGCTGCGCACGCTGGTCTCCGGCGGACTGGTGCCGGTCTCCCGGGTGTCGGAGGACGCCTCCGCCGGAGCGGTCGTACGCGCGGTGGACGAGCCCGAGGACGACGGTCCGGTCGATCTGCGCTCGCTGCTGGCGTCCTGTGCGGGTGCCCGGGTGAGCCTGGCCGAGCCCGGTGCGCCGGTCGGGCTGCCCCGGCCGGCCGCGCGGGAGCTGGCCGCCGCGGTCGGCGCCGCCCTGGACAACGTCCGCCGGCACGCCGGTGCCGAGGCCAGGGCCTGGATCCTGGTCGAGGACGAGCCGGACGAGATCGTGGTGACCGTCCGGGACGACGGCCCCGGTATCCCCGAGGGCCGGCTCGCCCAGGCCGAGGGCGAGGGCCGGCTCGGTGTGGCCCAGTCGATCCGGGGGCGGCTGCGCGACCTGGGCGGCAGCGCCGAGCTGATCTCCGTCCCCGGGCAGGGCACGGAAGTCGAACTGAAGGTACCGAAGAACGCGAAGGCGGAGCGTCGATGA
- a CDS encoding response regulator transcription factor gives MSEQQGPIKVMVVDDHPMWRDAVARDLAESGFEVVATAGDGEQAVRRARAATPDVLVLDLNLPAKPGVQVCKELVGHNPALRVLVLSASGEHADVLEAVKSGATGYLLKSASTEELLDAVRRTAVGDPVFTPGLAGLVLGEYRRLASEPAPAPDTDEPGAPRLTDRETEVLRLVAKGLSYKQIAERLVISHRTVQNHVQNTLGKLQLHNRVELVRYAIERGLDNA, from the coding sequence ATGAGCGAGCAGCAGGGCCCGATCAAGGTCATGGTGGTGGACGACCACCCCATGTGGCGCGACGCGGTCGCCCGGGACCTGGCCGAGTCCGGCTTCGAGGTGGTCGCGACCGCCGGCGACGGCGAGCAGGCCGTCCGCCGCGCCAGGGCCGCCACCCCCGACGTCCTCGTGCTGGACCTCAACCTGCCCGCCAAGCCCGGTGTCCAGGTGTGCAAGGAACTCGTGGGCCACAACCCGGCGTTGCGCGTCCTGGTCCTCTCCGCGAGCGGTGAGCACGCCGACGTGCTGGAGGCCGTGAAGTCCGGCGCGACCGGCTATCTGCTGAAGTCGGCCTCCACCGAGGAACTGCTGGACGCCGTACGCCGTACCGCCGTCGGCGACCCGGTGTTCACGCCGGGCCTCGCCGGGCTGGTCCTCGGCGAGTACCGCCGCCTGGCCTCCGAGCCCGCGCCCGCCCCCGACACCGACGAGCCCGGCGCGCCCCGGCTGACGGACCGCGAGACGGAGGTGCTGCGGCTGGTCGCCAAGGGCCTGAGCTACAAGCAGATCGCCGAACGCCTCGTCATCTCCCACCGCACGGTCCAGAACCATGTGCAGAACACCCTCGGCAAGCTCCAACTCCACAACAGGGTCGAGCTGGTGCGGTACGCCATAGAGCGTGGCCTCGACAACGCGTAG